A genomic region of Prionailurus bengalensis isolate Pbe53 chromosome D1, Fcat_Pben_1.1_paternal_pri, whole genome shotgun sequence contains the following coding sequences:
- the GLYATL2 gene encoding glycine N-acyltransferase-like protein 2, which produces MFVLHESQKLHILYESLEKSIPESLKVYGAIFNIKNKNPFNMEVLVDAWPDYQIVITRPQREEMKDDLDHYTNTYQIFTKAPDKLEEVLAQPQLINWDQVFQIQGCQESLQEAIRKISASKSVRVDYVKTILIMTEMPVEPNDDQVDVMESFKMPKVDDDTKKGSFQNISLDPSHAGLVNEQWAFGKNDRSLKYIERCLQNFPGFGVLGPEGRLISWIVMEQSCEMRMGYTVPEYRKHGYMKKTSVHLMNYVIQKKVPCYFHVSEHKEEYNQALRDLNFKAASCGWHQWKCSPEKYC; this is translated from the exons ATGTTTGTGCTTCATGAATCCCAGAAGCTGCATATTCTGTATGAATCCCTGGAAAAGAGCATCCCTGAGTCCTTGAAG GTATATGGTGCcattttcaacattaaaaataaaaatccattcaaCATGGAGGTGCTGGTGGATGCCTGGCCAGATTATCAGATAGTCATTACTCGGCCTCAGAGAGAG GAGATGAAGGATGACCTGGATCATTATACCAACACTTACCAAATCTTCACCAAAGCTCCTGACAAGTTAGAGGAAGTCCTGGCACAGCCCCAGCTTATCAATTGGGACCAAGTCTTCCAGATCCAAG gtTGCCAAGAGAGCTTGCAAGAGGCAATAAGAAAGATTTCGGCTTCAAAATCAGTGCGGGTGGATTACGTGAAGACGATACTCATTATGACAGAAATGCCGGTGGAACCCAATGATGACCAGGTGGATGTGATGGAGTCATTTAAAATGCCCAAAGTGGATGACGATACCAA gaaAGGAAGCTTTCAGAACATTTCCTTGGATCCCTCCCATGCAGGGCTTGTGAATGAACAGTGGGCATTTGGGAAAAATGATAGGAGCTTGAAATATATTGAACGCTGCCTCCAGAATTTTCCAGGATTCGGTGTGCTGGGTCCAGAGGGGCGCCTTATCTCTTGGATTGTGATGGAACAGTCCTGTGAGATGAGAATGGGCTACACTGTCCCCGAATACCGAAAGCACGGCTATATGAAGAAAACCAGTGTTCACCTTATGAATTATGTTATTCAGAAAAAAGTGCCATGTTATTTTCATGTGTCAGAACATAAAGAAGAATACAATCAGGCACTGAGGGATCTGAACTTTAAGGCTGCTTCTTGTGGTTGGCATCAGTGGAAATGCAGTCCTGAGAAATATTGTTGA